CCTTGGCTTCGCGATCCTGATCGGGTTGATCGTTTGATCCGGTCAGCGTGACATACGTGCCGGCGATGTGGTTCGTGAAGCGATGCTCCATCGACCGCACGACCAGCAAGTGCTCGGCGATGCGCGCGGCGCGCGGGACCATCTCGGTGAATTGAATGCCGGCGACGTTCGTGCTAATCGATTGAAACGGGCCGCGGACTTCCACCGGAGCGTCAGGCTTGGGATCCCAGAGGTCGAGGTGGCTCGGGCCGCCTTGCAAGAGCATGAAGATGCAATGCTCCGCGCGCGGTGCGGCGGTTTGTTCGGCCAGTGCCGCTTGCCGTGGTAGCAACGAACCCAACACGCTGACGCCGCCGATGCGCAGTAGCTCGCGACGGGAGAGGTCCGGCCTCATGATGCGCCTCGCAGGTTGGGGAGGGGGGTCGCTTGGCCTGGCGCTCGGCGCGGCGCTGGGCGTGCGGTGGGACGCAAACCAGTGTAAACCAAGGGCTACTCGCGCGACAAGTCGCTCAGCCTATTTCGCGGCGCCACTGCTGGAGATCGGCTCGGCCCCTTCCCAGGGCGCTAAGTCCTTCGTGCCGGGCAGGAAATGCGGAAAATCGTCGACGTACTCGATCTTGATGTTGGCCCGTTGTTGCTTGGCGATCTCTTCGACGATTTCCTTGGCGACGATCTGCTTGAGCTGTTCCTGGACGTCGCTCCATTGCTTGTCGCCGGGCTTTTCTTCGGTCATCTGGATCAGGTGGACGCCGAAGGGCGTGATGATCGGCTCGCTGACCTGGTCTTTTTCCAGTGCGAAGGCGGCGTCATTGAAGGCTGGCATCATCGGTCCGTTGCGGCCGATCCATCCCAAGTCGCCGCCGACGCGCCGGCTGGGCCCTTCCGAGAATTTCTTGGCCGCATCAGCGAAGGTGAGTTTCTTGTCGAGGATGTCTTGCCGAATCTGTTTGGCTTCGGCGAGCGTTGGTTGTAGGGCCTCGAGCAATTTGGGTTGGTCGACGCGGAGCAGGACGTGACTGACGCGAAGTTGTGAGCCGTCCAGATCTCGGCGGTGGCGCGCAAAGCAGGCTTCGAGCGAGGCGTCGGTCAACGATTGAGCGAGATACTTGGCCCAACTGAGTTGCCAATTGATCTGCGCTTTCAAACCTTCGTCATCCAGGTTTTGCTGCTGCTTGAACTGTTCGAGCGAGGACTTTTGCTGAGCGAGGTTCGTTTCGAGGCGTTGGATCGCTTCTTGGATTTGCTCGTCCTTCGCGCCTTCCGTGGCCGTGAGAATGTAGCGCCGCACCAGGCGCTGATCGATGGCGGTCTCCAGAGCTTGCGCGACCGCGGGGGGCGGAGTCTTGCGCGATTCCTGGTTCTGGTAGATCGCCTGGAGAACCGTTTGGACCTCGGCCATGGCGACCGGTTCGCCGTCGATCGTGGCGACCGTCTTCGTAGGTGGAAACTTGACGATCGTCGGCGCGGCGGGTTCTTGCGCCGACAAAGGTTGCGCGAGCAAGAACACCGCCAGCAGAATGGCGAGCGACGAACGTCGGGGCGGGCGATCCATCATTAGAGTTGCTGCGCGGGCGATGCGACGAGGTGGAAGTGGTAGCGTTGTTGAGGGCTGCTGGCCGTTGTGATTTACACGTCAACTCCTCTCCCTCGCTGGCGCTACGGGCTAGTGTGCGTCGGGGTCGTGAGGGGCGGCGTTACGGGAGTTCCAGGTCTTTGATTTCGAAGTTCAGTTCCACTTCCGTTACCGAGGTGGGGGTGCGGTAGACGAACGTGTGGTCTGCGAGACCTTGTTCGCGGGCGAAGATGTAGGCCATGCCGATTTCGTTTTCGTCTTCGCTCGTGGTTTCCAGGCTGTCGTAGGGGATCTCTTCGCCGTTGGGCGCGAGGAGCTTGGCTTCGTTGTTGAAGACCCAATTCAAGTGCGATTGCAGCGAGCCGGCCGCGTCTTCGAAGCGCGTCAGCACGCGGACTTCCCAGGCGTCGTTGTTTTTCCAGACTTCGTCAATGGTGACCGTCACGCCGGCCTTCGTCTGCGAGGTTTTTTTGGCTTTGTCGATTTTGGCGAAGCTGAAGGTTTCCTGGCGGCCGGGCAATAGCGCCCGGAGTTTTCCTTCGAGCGCCGCTAGTTTGCCCGCGGAGCGCGCCGGCAGGTCGAACGTGAGCGGCAAGGTGACCGTCGATTGCCCTGGGCCGACGGGGATTTCGTATTCTTGCTCGCCGCCTTGCACGCTGAGGGCGTTTCCCTGATCGTCCGTAGCGGCGAAACTATCCATCGGCAGCGACATAACAATTGGCGCCAGCCGCGGTTCCCAGGCGGCTTCGAGTTGCAGTTGAAGCGTGTTGCCGACGCCAGAGGAGAAATCTCGCGTGGCACTGATATCCAACGGGGCGATGCGAAACGCCTGGGCGTAAATGGCCAGCCCGGTGCGCGGCGCGGCCATTTCACCTCGCCGCACGAGGCCGAGGCCCTGTTGATCTCCAT
The DNA window shown above is from Planctomycetia bacterium and carries:
- a CDS encoding peptidylprolyl isomerase — encoded protein: MMDRPPRRSSLAILLAVFLLAQPLSAQEPAAPTIVKFPPTKTVATIDGEPVAMAEVQTVLQAIYQNQESRKTPPPAVAQALETAIDQRLVRRYILTATEGAKDEQIQEAIQRLETNLAQQKSSLEQFKQQQNLDDEGLKAQINWQLSWAKYLAQSLTDASLEACFARHRRDLDGSQLRVSHVLLRVDQPKLLEALQPTLAEAKQIRQDILDKKLTFADAAKKFSEGPSRRVGGDLGWIGRNGPMMPAFNDAAFALEKDQVSEPIITPFGVHLIQMTEEKPGDKQWSDVQEQLKQIVAKEIVEEIAKQQRANIKIEYVDDFPHFLPGTKDLAPWEGAEPISSSGAAK